The DNA sequence TGACGTTGTTTATGTTTGGGGTTAGAACAAATAACCATTACCCGTCCACGACGACGAATAACTCGGCATTTGTCACAAATCTTTTTAACTGATGCTCTTACTTTCATAATCGTAGTTTACACTGCAAGCTTTTGATTATAACAGGATTTGGGATCTCTGTCAAACATAAATAGGTGATCTAAGTCAAGATCTTTTTTGAGTAAATTTCTACTCTTTTCTTGATCTTTCGATTAGATTTACTTATTAGTGATTTTTATTTTTTCCCTTTAAGTCGATAAGTGATTC is a window from the Cyanobacterium sp. Dongsha4 genome containing:
- the rpmJ gene encoding 50S ribosomal protein L36, encoding MKVRASVKKICDKCRVIRRRGRVMVICSNPKHKQRQG